One window of the Marmota flaviventris isolate mMarFla1 chromosome 2, mMarFla1.hap1, whole genome shotgun sequence genome contains the following:
- the Nrsn2 gene encoding neurensin-2 isoform X2, which translates to MMLSCGRPCTCGHGTGVEESKWYGVRSYLHLFYEDCAGTALSDDPEGPPVLCPRRPWPSLCWKISLSSGTLLLLLGVAALTTGYAVPPKLESISEGWLSQDTKAEPLDTEADHHVEVFRDEPEPRLSPIFRDASGQSWFSTPTSPFGQSSVQTIQPKRDS; encoded by the exons ATGATGCTGAGCTGCGGTCGTCCCTGCACCTGTGGCCATGGCACCGGTGTGGAGGAAAGCAAGTGGTATGGGGTGCGCTCCTACCTGCACCTCTTCTATGAGGACTGTGCGGGTACTGCCCTCAGTGATGACCCTGAAGGGCCACCTGTCCTGTGTCCCCGCCGACCCTGGCCCTCATTGTGCTGGAAG ATCAGCCTGTCCTCAGGGACTCTGCTCCTGCTGCTGGGGGTGGCAGCCCTGACCACTGGCTACGCAGTGCCCCCCAAGCTGGAGAGCATCAGCGA GGGTTGGCTGAGCCAGGACACCAAGGCAGAGCCCTTGGACACCGAAGCTGACCACCACGTGGAAGTCTTCAGGGACGAGCCAGAGCCCCGGCTGTCCCCCATCTTCCGTGATGCCAGCGGTCAGTCGTGGTTCTCGACCCCCACCAGCCCCTTTGGGCAGTCATCTGTGCAGACCATCCAGCCCAAGCGGGACTCTTGA
- the Nrsn2 gene encoding neurensin-2 isoform X1, with product MMLSCGRPCTCGHGTGVEESKWYGVRSYLHLFYEDCAGTALSDDPEGPPVLCPRRPWPSLCWKISLSSGTLLLLLGVAALTTGYAVPPKLESISDGKFPSLDQRAADYNQALGTCRLAGTALCVAAGVLLAICLFWAMTGWLSQDTKAEPLDTEADHHVEVFRDEPEPRLSPIFRDASGQSWFSTPTSPFGQSSVQTIQPKRDS from the exons ATGATGCTGAGCTGCGGTCGTCCCTGCACCTGTGGCCATGGCACCGGTGTGGAGGAAAGCAAGTGGTATGGGGTGCGCTCCTACCTGCACCTCTTCTATGAGGACTGTGCGGGTACTGCCCTCAGTGATGACCCTGAAGGGCCACCTGTCCTGTGTCCCCGCCGACCCTGGCCCTCATTGTGCTGGAAG ATCAGCCTGTCCTCAGGGACTCTGCTCCTGCTGCTGGGGGTGGCAGCCCTGACCACTGGCTACGCAGTGCCCCCCAAGCTGGAGAGCATCAGCGATGGTAAGTTCCCATCGTTGGATCAGCGGGCAGCAGACTACAACCAGGCCCTGGGCACCTGCCGCCTGGCCGGCACAGCACTGTGTGTGGCGGCCGGGGTCCTGCTGGCTATCTGCCTCTTCTGGGCCATGACGGGTTGGCTGAGCCAGGACACCAAGGCAGAGCCCTTGGACACCGAAGCTGACCACCACGTGGAAGTCTTCAGGGACGAGCCAGAGCCCCGGCTGTCCCCCATCTTCCGTGATGCCAGCGGTCAGTCGTGGTTCTCGACCCCCACCAGCCCCTTTGGGCAGTCATCTGTGCAGACCATCCAGCCCAAGCGGGACTCTTGA